From one Heptranchias perlo isolate sHepPer1 chromosome X, sHepPer1.hap1, whole genome shotgun sequence genomic stretch:
- the bcdin3d gene encoding pre-miRNA 5'-monophosphate methyltransferase, whose amino-acid sequence MKPENGECEPGAAPYGNFTNYYRFNPPGERLRLIPAGDLVEVFPGGGAVSVALDVGCNCGDFSVAMYKHLCDLKQNLTWVSPDGIDLKLLGCDIDADLIQRATESNSFPESISYVTLDIMDLASREAVLKPYLDKFHRTSFDICFCMSVTMWIHLHHGDQGLLDFLFCVSGLCEALLIEPQPWKCYRSAARRLRKLGKSKFDHFKTLSIKGDVTQKIQQFLITDCNMELVQRFGSTSWDRSLLLFKKCSFS is encoded by the exons ATGAAGCCGGAAAATggagagtgtgagcccggagcagCGCCGTACGGGAATTTCACTAACTACTATCGTTTTAATCCTCCAGGCGAGCGGCTGCGTCTGATACCGGCCGGGGATTTGGTGGAAGTGTTCCCGGGAGGAGGAGCGGTGTCGGTGGCGCTGGATGTGGGCTGTAACTGTGGG GATTTCAGCGTTGCCATGTATAAGCACCTTTGTGATCTGAAACAAAACCTGACGTGGGTTTCTCCAGATGGAATAGACCTGAAGCTACTTGGTTGTGACATTGATGCTGACCTGATTcaaagagccactgaatccaattCCTTTCCTGAATCCATTTCGTATGTTACTTTGGATATAATGGACCTTGCTTCCCGAGAGGCCGTGTTAAAACCGTACTTGGACAAATTCCACCGCACTTCTTTTGATATTTGCTTTTGTATGTCTGTGACGATGTGGATTCATCTCCATCATGGCGACCAGGGGCTGCTGGATTTCCTGTTCTGTGTATCGGGACTTTGCGAGGCTTTACTGATTGAACCGCAGCCCTGGAAGTGCTACCGGTCTGCAGCCCGCAGGCTACGTAAACTGGGCAAAAGCAAGTTTGACCACTTCAAAACGCTCTCCATTAAAGGAGACGTGACCCAGAAGATTCAGCAGTTCCTGATCACTGATTGTAATATGGAACTGGTCCAGCGTTTTGGAAGCACGAGTTGGGACAGGAgtttgctgctttttaaaaaatgttccttCAGTTAA